One window from the genome of Paraneptunicella aestuarii encodes:
- a CDS encoding prepilin peptidase: protein MLEIFEIMPQHPTFFTGVVFVLGLLIGSFLNVVIHRLPIMMEKSWKLEFQSYFNPETPVIQSTEDEKPYNLIVPASTCPKCGHKIRAWENIPLVSWLIQRGRCTNCENPISVRYPLVELLTGIFSCMIALKFGYSWECLAGLFFTWTLIALTFIDADTMLLPDQLTLPLMWLGLVLSPLALFISADNAIIGAAIGYLSLWSLYWAFKLLTGKEGMGYGDFKLLAALGAWVGWSKLAIIIVLSSFVGAVAGIAILGLKGKDKNNPIPFGPYLAIAGWLTFMYGDWIAQQYWSYILG from the coding sequence ATGTTGGAAATATTTGAAATAATGCCTCAACACCCAACGTTCTTCACCGGGGTTGTATTCGTTTTGGGGCTGCTAATCGGTAGCTTCTTGAATGTTGTTATACATCGACTTCCCATCATGATGGAAAAAAGCTGGAAGCTGGAGTTTCAAAGCTATTTCAACCCTGAAACACCTGTCATCCAAAGTACAGAAGACGAAAAGCCTTATAATTTGATTGTTCCGGCTTCGACTTGCCCCAAATGTGGTCACAAAATCAGAGCCTGGGAAAATATTCCCCTCGTTAGCTGGCTAATTCAACGAGGCCGCTGCACCAATTGTGAAAATCCCATATCTGTTCGCTATCCTCTTGTTGAATTACTAACAGGCATTTTCTCCTGCATGATTGCACTCAAATTCGGTTATTCCTGGGAATGTTTAGCAGGGCTATTTTTCACCTGGACGCTGATCGCACTGACCTTCATTGATGCAGACACCATGCTGCTACCCGACCAACTCACTTTGCCTTTAATGTGGCTTGGACTTGTACTCAGCCCTCTAGCCTTATTTATATCTGCTGACAATGCCATTATCGGTGCGGCAATCGGTTATTTAAGCTTGTGGAGCTTATACTGGGCTTTCAAATTGCTGACTGGCAAAGAAGGTATGGGTTATGGTGATTTTAAACTACTTGCCGCATTAGGTGCCTGGGTAGGCTGGTCAAAGCTTGCCATTATCATCGTACTTTCTTCCTTTGTAGGTGCGGTTGCTGGCATCGCAATTCTCGGGCTTAAAGGTAAAGACAAAAATAACCCCATCCCCTTTGGCCCTTATCTGGCTATCGCCGGATGGTTAACATTCATGTATGGTGACTGGATTGCACAACAATACTGGAGCTACATACTGGGATGA
- the zapD gene encoding cell division protein ZapD, with product MTSTVYEFPLNEKVRTYLRLEQLFKQLDYAQNCSEDWQFISFFDCFFTLLDLLERLDIRTDILKDIEAHNKNLEHWSKHPKIDQEALNQALEKIVELKSKLKNSNKVGVGLKDDRFLCAIRQRFSIPGATCSFDLPNLHFWLKQPGEKIKSDITRWINEFSLIHQAIDITLSFLRERGRFENVIAKNGFYQGIADDKNDLIRIHCACDQNYYPTLSGNKYRYAIRFMFFEQEEAGKVAIDKDTEFKLACC from the coding sequence ATGACCAGTACGGTATACGAATTTCCACTAAATGAAAAAGTGCGCACCTATTTGCGCCTGGAGCAGCTATTCAAGCAATTGGATTATGCTCAGAATTGTTCGGAAGACTGGCAATTCATTAGTTTCTTCGACTGCTTTTTCACGCTATTGGACTTGCTGGAACGACTGGATATTCGCACCGATATTTTAAAAGATATCGAAGCGCACAATAAGAATCTCGAGCATTGGTCAAAGCACCCCAAAATTGATCAGGAAGCGCTAAATCAAGCGCTGGAAAAAATTGTCGAACTCAAAAGCAAACTGAAAAACAGCAACAAAGTTGGCGTGGGCTTAAAAGACGATCGCTTTTTGTGTGCTATTCGCCAACGCTTTTCCATTCCTGGTGCAACCTGTAGCTTTGACCTTCCGAATTTGCACTTCTGGTTAAAACAACCGGGAGAAAAAATTAAAAGCGACATTACCCGATGGATAAACGAATTCTCGTTGATTCACCAAGCCATTGATATCACTCTGTCATTCTTGAGAGAAAGGGGACGATTTGAAAATGTTATCGCCAAAAACGGTTTCTACCAAGGCATAGCAGACGACAAAAACGACCTTATTCGCATTCATTGTGCCTGTGATCAAAACTACTACCCAACCCTTAGCGGCAATAAGTATCGTTATGCTATCCGCTTTATGTTTTTTGAACAGGAAGAAGCTGGCAAAGTCGCTATCGACAAAGATACTGAATTTAAGCTGGCCTGTTGTTAG
- a CDS encoding pilin has translation MKQQNNQGFTLIELMIVVAIIGILAAIALPAYQGYTQRAGFSEVVNATASAKTQVETCVQVTGSATACDAGANGIPATIAAAADIPGVDTVDGVITATSPTGEFGGATYILTPTIAGGRVTKWDVTGTCQAAQLC, from the coding sequence ATGAAGCAACAAAACAATCAGGGTTTCACCCTTATCGAATTAATGATTGTAGTGGCAATTATCGGTATTTTGGCAGCTATCGCCCTTCCAGCCTATCAAGGTTACACCCAAAGAGCCGGGTTCTCAGAAGTGGTAAATGCCACAGCAAGTGCCAAAACCCAGGTGGAAACCTGTGTACAGGTTACTGGAAGCGCTACAGCGTGTGACGCTGGCGCCAATGGTATCCCGGCAACTATAGCAGCGGCTGCTGATATCCCTGGTGTAGACACTGTGGACGGCGTTATCACTGCAACGTCACCTACTGGTGAATTCGGCGGTGCGACATACATCCTTACTCCAACCATTGCGGGCGGAAGAGTAACAAAATGGGATGTAACTGGTACCTGCCAAGCCGCTCAGCTTTGCTAG
- the coaE gene encoding dephospho-CoA kinase (Dephospho-CoA kinase (CoaE) performs the final step in coenzyme A biosynthesis.), giving the protein MSEFIVGLTGGIGSGKSTVAKLFNELGIDIINADVIAREVVAKGTPALQQIAEKFGSTILTSEQELDRRALRNIVFTDESAKSWLNNLLHPLIREGMIQQTQAAKSQYCILEIPLLVENGLQALVNRVLVVDCPESKQVQRTQERDQAEEAQIKSIMQSQCNRETRLQHADDVIDNSGDIEHLKQQVERLHEQYLLQTVHTESQLSHNSVN; this is encoded by the coding sequence ATGAGCGAATTCATTGTCGGCTTAACAGGTGGTATAGGCAGTGGCAAAAGCACGGTAGCCAAATTATTCAATGAGCTGGGTATAGACATTATTAATGCCGATGTCATTGCTCGTGAAGTTGTCGCCAAGGGCACACCGGCATTACAGCAAATCGCCGAGAAATTTGGTTCAACAATTCTGACATCAGAACAAGAACTGGATCGCAGAGCACTGAGAAATATCGTATTTACCGATGAAAGCGCAAAAAGCTGGCTCAATAATTTGCTACATCCGCTGATACGTGAAGGCATGATACAGCAAACTCAAGCGGCAAAATCCCAATACTGTATTCTGGAAATTCCACTATTAGTTGAAAATGGCTTACAAGCGCTAGTGAATAGAGTCCTTGTAGTCGATTGCCCGGAAAGCAAACAGGTGCAACGCACCCAGGAACGCGATCAGGCAGAAGAAGCCCAAATTAAAAGCATTATGCAATCACAATGTAACCGTGAGACTCGCCTGCAACATGCCGATGATGTAATAGACAATAGTGGCGATATTGAGCACTTAAAACAGCAAGTTGAACGTTTGCATGAACAGTATTTATTGCAAACTGTACACACTGAGTCACAATTAAGTCATAATTCAGTCAATTAG
- the ampD gene encoding 1,6-anhydro-N-acetylmuramyl-L-alanine amidase AmpD: MCNTGRGSDGDDKSNDKFVASEFCDERPKDVQPSVLVIHNISLPPGQFGGGYIQDLFTGKLDPDAHPFFAEIAHLRVSAHCLIRRTGDIIQFVNFNQRAWHAGVSQFQGNAGCNDFSIGIELEGTDIKPYTEEQYQRLVVLSSAIMDQYPEITLGRIVGHNDIAFGRKTDPGVSFDWCQYRHRLYEYRKQNGLS; the protein is encoded by the coding sequence CTGTGTAATACCGGTCGCGGTAGTGATGGAGATGATAAGAGCAATGATAAATTTGTTGCATCTGAATTCTGTGATGAAAGACCGAAAGATGTACAGCCTTCTGTGTTGGTGATCCACAATATTTCGTTACCTCCCGGGCAGTTTGGTGGAGGCTATATTCAGGATTTGTTTACAGGAAAGCTAGACCCGGATGCGCATCCTTTTTTTGCTGAAATTGCACATTTACGTGTTTCAGCTCATTGTTTAATTCGTCGAACCGGAGACATTATTCAATTTGTGAATTTTAATCAGCGTGCATGGCATGCTGGTGTATCGCAGTTTCAAGGTAATGCAGGGTGCAATGATTTTAGTATTGGTATTGAGCTGGAAGGCACAGATATAAAACCTTACACCGAAGAACAGTACCAACGGCTTGTTGTGCTATCAAGTGCGATTATGGATCAATATCCCGAGATCACCCTTGGGCGAATTGTTGGGCATAATGATATCGCGTTTGGACGCAAAACCGATCCGGGTGTGTCTTTTGACTGGTGTCAGTATCGACATCGTTTATACGAGTACAGGAAACAAAATGGCCTTAGTTAG
- the nadC gene encoding carboxylating nicotinate-nucleotide diphosphorylase, whose amino-acid sequence MTQTFQELLNQEIEESVAHALYEDLGGQDAHSGDITAQLIPQENQLEADLITREPCVFVGKRWVEEVFQQLDPGVQIQWYAEDGDNLQPNDRICTLSGNARSILTGERTAMNFVQTLSATATKVSEYVSLLSGSKTRLLDTRKTIPGLRFAQKYAVTCGGGLNHRIGLYDAFLIKENHIMASGSIKAAISAARQLAPEKPVEVEVENLDELQQALEAGADIIMLDNFSLQDIQKAVSNNAGKAKLEVSGNITSQHLLSLSELGVDYISSGAITKHVQAVDLSLRVKNRI is encoded by the coding sequence GTGACACAAACCTTTCAAGAATTACTGAATCAGGAAATTGAAGAAAGCGTAGCACACGCTTTATACGAAGATTTAGGTGGGCAAGACGCTCATAGCGGCGACATTACAGCGCAGTTAATTCCGCAAGAAAATCAGCTGGAAGCGGACTTAATCACTCGCGAGCCTTGCGTTTTTGTTGGTAAACGTTGGGTTGAAGAGGTCTTTCAACAGTTGGATCCTGGCGTGCAGATTCAGTGGTATGCCGAAGACGGGGATAACCTGCAACCCAATGATCGAATTTGCACATTATCCGGTAACGCGAGAAGCATTCTGACTGGCGAGCGTACCGCAATGAATTTTGTGCAGACGCTTTCTGCGACAGCAACCAAAGTCTCTGAATACGTATCGCTATTGTCTGGCAGTAAGACTCGCCTGCTTGATACACGTAAAACTATTCCAGGATTGCGCTTCGCCCAAAAATACGCCGTTACCTGTGGTGGCGGCCTTAATCATCGTATTGGCTTGTATGATGCTTTTCTGATCAAGGAGAACCACATTATGGCCAGTGGTTCTATAAAGGCGGCGATTAGCGCAGCTAGACAATTAGCGCCGGAAAAACCCGTGGAAGTAGAAGTGGAAAATCTGGACGAGTTGCAACAAGCGCTTGAAGCTGGTGCAGACATCATCATGCTGGATAATTTTTCTTTGCAAGATATTCAAAAAGCCGTATCAAACAATGCTGGCAAAGCAAAATTAGAGGTATCTGGAAATATAACTAGTCAGCACTTGTTATCGCTCTCTGAATTGGGTGTTGACTACATTTCATCAGGCGCAATTACCAAACATGTACAGGCAGTTGACCTTTCATTAAGGGTGAAAAACCGCATTTAA
- a CDS encoding type II secretion system F family protein: protein MAQSEKPLDIYVWAGKNRDGQAVKGELTGASVGDVKNLLRRKGISATKVKKQSKPLFGAGQKIEVVDICLVSRQIATMLSAGVTLIQTIDMIGQGHAKQPMRKLLADIGNEVKSGNPLSSALRKHPDHFDDLYCDLVQTGEQSGALETIYDRIATYKEKAEALKSKIKKAMFYPIAVLVVAFIVTTILLIFVVPQFEDIFKGFGAELPAFTQMVLNISRFVQDYGVFIAIGMVAFFTLFQRTYKKSQKLRDSLDAKILKAPVVGEILQKASIARFTRTLSTTFAAGVPLIEALESAAGASGNAVYRDAILFIRNEVAGGLPMNAAMRATNVFPDMVTQMVAIGEESGSVDSMLDKVASIYEREVDDMVDGLTSLLEPMIMAVLGVVIGGLIIAMYLPIFQMGMVV from the coding sequence ATGGCACAATCAGAGAAACCTCTTGATATATACGTTTGGGCAGGGAAAAACCGAGATGGCCAAGCGGTAAAAGGTGAGTTAACCGGCGCCTCTGTCGGCGACGTGAAGAACCTGCTACGCCGCAAAGGGATCTCAGCAACCAAAGTCAAGAAACAATCTAAACCTCTGTTTGGCGCAGGCCAAAAAATTGAAGTCGTCGATATATGTCTGGTATCACGACAAATCGCTACCATGCTGTCAGCAGGTGTCACCCTTATCCAAACTATCGATATGATAGGTCAGGGTCACGCAAAGCAACCCATGAGAAAGCTTCTCGCCGACATTGGCAATGAAGTCAAATCAGGTAATCCTTTATCCTCAGCTCTTAGAAAACATCCCGATCATTTTGATGATCTTTATTGCGATCTGGTACAAACAGGTGAGCAGTCGGGAGCTTTGGAAACCATATACGACAGAATTGCGACCTATAAGGAAAAAGCCGAAGCGCTTAAATCGAAAATCAAAAAAGCCATGTTTTACCCTATCGCGGTATTAGTGGTGGCCTTTATCGTAACCACCATATTATTGATTTTCGTTGTTCCCCAATTTGAGGACATCTTCAAAGGGTTTGGCGCAGAACTCCCCGCCTTTACACAAATGGTATTGAACATATCGCGATTTGTTCAAGATTATGGAGTTTTTATCGCTATTGGAATGGTTGCCTTTTTCACACTTTTTCAGCGCACCTATAAAAAATCACAAAAACTACGTGATTCACTTGATGCCAAAATACTTAAAGCGCCAGTTGTGGGTGAAATACTACAAAAAGCTTCTATTGCACGTTTCACCAGAACATTATCAACCACATTCGCCGCTGGCGTACCGCTCATTGAAGCGTTGGAATCAGCCGCAGGCGCATCCGGTAACGCCGTCTATCGTGATGCCATTTTGTTTATTCGTAACGAAGTGGCTGGCGGTCTTCCCATGAACGCGGCTATGCGAGCAACAAACGTATTTCCAGATATGGTTACTCAAATGGTTGCCATTGGCGAAGAGTCCGGCTCAGTGGATTCCATGCTTGATAAAGTCGCCAGTATCTACGAACGGGAAGTTGACGATATGGTTGATGGCCTGACTTCGTTACTTGAACCCATGATAATGGCGGTCTTGGGAGTTGTTATCGGCGGCTTGATCATCGCCATGTATTTACCTATTTTCCAAATGGGAATGGTGGTATAA
- a CDS encoding retropepsin-like aspartic protease family protein: MQSEQDPNSQQQAEVQQKSMGKWMMFFAWIAALIVLTTWFDDLLLERINPNTEPTSYSSQYGGIEVRLKRNAMGHYVTSGKINGQPVTFLLDTGATDVSIPAHLATQLGLSEGARLRTRTANGTITVRETHIDSINIGDIQLRNIEGNLNPGLHGDEILLGMSALKKLEFQQKDGWLILRDY, translated from the coding sequence ATGCAAAGTGAGCAAGATCCCAATTCTCAGCAACAAGCTGAAGTACAGCAAAAGTCCATGGGAAAATGGATGATGTTTTTTGCCTGGATAGCCGCATTAATTGTGCTCACAACCTGGTTTGACGATCTGCTATTGGAACGTATTAACCCCAATACTGAGCCAACAAGTTACAGCTCTCAATATGGTGGTATTGAAGTCCGGCTCAAACGCAATGCGATGGGGCACTATGTCACAAGCGGCAAGATTAACGGGCAGCCTGTCACGTTCTTGCTCGACACTGGCGCAACCGATGTCTCCATTCCAGCTCATTTGGCAACGCAACTTGGCCTATCGGAAGGCGCTCGACTCAGAACCCGCACAGCCAATGGCACGATAACAGTCAGAGAAACACACATCGATAGTATTAATATCGGTGATATCCAATTAAGAAATATTGAAGGCAATTTGAATCCCGGATTGCACGGCGATGAAATTCTGTTAGGCATGAGTGCGTTGAAAAAGTTAGAATTCCAGCAAAAAGATGGCTGGCTAATATTGCGCGACTATTAG
- the yacG gene encoding DNA gyrase inhibitor YacG, whose amino-acid sequence MKVNCPQCQKQIEWDSNNPHRPFCSKRCQLIDLGEWAAETHAIPVKDPQNDIFIDPENIEEMLSQMPDGFFNED is encoded by the coding sequence ATGAAAGTAAACTGTCCTCAATGCCAGAAACAAATAGAGTGGGATAGCAATAACCCACACCGTCCCTTTTGTAGCAAACGCTGTCAACTTATCGATCTGGGAGAATGGGCTGCCGAAACCCACGCCATTCCAGTCAAGGATCCCCAAAATGACATATTCATCGACCCGGAAAACATCGAAGAAATGTTAAGCCAAATGCCGGATGGATTTTTTAACGAAGATTAA
- the ampE gene encoding beta-lactamase regulator AmpE — MALVSLLLVLALERIVTKNQFWRSDVYLEKYAAMLRTKSWWSEASESAEDELNKKERKLGWQLYVMLLLPAAVVWTIQVNVGSFWQLILGTAVLMIGAGCPNIRASFKGYLQAANRGDLEACDLYSQQLGYDPSSGRTFGQHVVWVNYVHYMAVALWFIALGAAGVVLYSVVRHFARTLNEEGHPFAQEVNFFWHVLDWVPVRLATLGFLLVGDFSKGVGVWMRFLGDSKASSQQVIAEVAKAAEVVEAGKHDCTEEPCTMLRLAKRNVMLMLVVVAVLTLGGWMA, encoded by the coding sequence ATGGCCTTAGTTAGTTTACTTTTGGTATTGGCTTTAGAACGTATAGTGACCAAAAATCAGTTTTGGCGTAGTGATGTTTACTTGGAAAAGTATGCAGCAATGCTGAGAACAAAATCTTGGTGGTCAGAAGCTTCTGAATCGGCAGAAGATGAATTGAACAAGAAAGAAAGAAAGCTGGGATGGCAACTTTACGTCATGCTGTTGCTTCCTGCTGCTGTGGTATGGACTATTCAGGTTAATGTAGGCAGCTTTTGGCAACTGATACTGGGCACTGCGGTTTTGATGATTGGTGCGGGTTGTCCTAATATTCGCGCTTCCTTTAAAGGCTATTTGCAAGCTGCCAATCGAGGAGATCTGGAAGCTTGTGACTTATACTCTCAGCAATTGGGCTATGACCCCTCCTCAGGTAGAACATTTGGTCAGCATGTTGTCTGGGTTAATTACGTTCATTATATGGCTGTGGCGTTATGGTTTATTGCGCTGGGTGCTGCTGGTGTGGTGCTGTATTCGGTCGTGCGACATTTTGCAAGAACGTTAAATGAAGAAGGTCATCCTTTCGCACAAGAAGTTAATTTCTTCTGGCACGTGTTGGATTGGGTTCCCGTTCGACTTGCAACACTGGGCTTCTTACTCGTGGGAGATTTCAGTAAAGGTGTTGGTGTCTGGATGCGATTTCTTGGAGACTCAAAGGCCAGTTCACAGCAGGTTATTGCTGAGGTTGCCAAAGCCGCTGAAGTCGTCGAAGCTGGTAAACACGATTGCACCGAAGAACCTTGCACTATGCTGCGTTTAGCAAAACGTAACGTTATGCTGATGCTGGTTGTAGTAGCGGTGTTAACCCTCGGTGGCTGGATGGCTTAA